A portion of the Thunnus albacares chromosome 5, fThuAlb1.1, whole genome shotgun sequence genome contains these proteins:
- the adnpb gene encoding activity-dependent neuroprotector homeobox b: MFQLPVNNLGSLRKARKNVKKVLGDIGLEFCRDHLEDYKDYTPPEVYIKHTTWDDVCMWEPSHTKVQDYRSKPFCCSGCLFSSKYFSAYKSHFRNVHSEDFENNILLNCPYCTYNGNKKTLETHIKLFHMPNSTVRQGPGGMVAGAGGIMMKDGVLKRTGDSVEQAVYYCKKCTYRDPLYNVVRKHIYREHFQQVAQPYIVKPGEKTNTQNGGTAGATGNTESNNTNNINSNQIHCKKCLFVPRTYEALVQHVIEDHERIGYQVTAMIGHTSVIVPRPKPIIMIPPKTQGDKTIIGMGPKGAVMATTRSPASQQLGRVVMASKTGFSSQSLLSGLKHDAIGLKAGSTQPFSLGSQQVRVTLPGNAQVSVPQQSHAAKQLISGGSLRSPIVASASSSLKSNPLGSRVQAAATTVASVTAKKSGSSVLGTSYTQKWKICTICNELFPENVYSSHFEKEHKAEKVPAVANYIMKIHNFTSKCLYCNRYLPSDTLLNHMLIHGLSCPYCRATFNDVEKMVAHMRLSHPDESVGPRTDSPLTFDLTLQQGNPKNVQLIVTTYNMRDAPEESVAFHAQNNNTSVSSALSASLLSGKRLMPQHPPKTPSGAADSAPTKSAPQASVPYKRDVGKTLCPLCFSILKGPISDSLSHHLRERHQVIQTVHPVEKKLTYKCIHCLGVYTSNMTASTITLHLVHCRGVGKSQNGQDSRAAHSSRVSQAQSSALKRASFDSSDTSAPKRRRPGPPGERAHPRDSNGPSTFVENPDEPVVLALDPKGHENESYESRKAFLTQYFNRAPYPTRREVEKLAASLWLWKSDISSHFVNRRRKCVQECETQNASVLLGFSMHEVSKVSHELAFVQDSVCEGRHSKRRTSRTCMGVSEQARRRHRESVAANGGVVPPPKGKPTRTVEGSKATLSIPKPNSASRDQTKTINSTLPQKMPLDLSEPIAIDSDSDEEEQQKDIKEQEGEVHLHGNAQLSGAKERMEPRTGAKIVSDLDDMSDDDDDDDEDDEDEDDEDEDEEAHVENGFGPTERSGRQAAKGRDALPIIIPKFVPSSARGGRDGAQLGKQQV, from the coding sequence CTTCCGCAATGTCCACAGCGAGGACTTTGAGAATAACATCCTGCTCAACTGCCCCTACTGCACTTACAATGGTAACAAAAAGACGCTGGAGACGCACATCAAACTTTTCCATATGCCTAACAGCACTGTACGGCAGGGCCCGGGTGGAATGGTGGCGGGAGCTGGTGGGATCATGATGAAGGACGGGGTGCTGAAGAGGACTGGGGACAGTGTGGAACAGGCAGTGTACTACTGCAAGAAGTGCACCTACAGGGACCCTTTGTACAATGTAGTGCGAAAGCACATCTACCGGGAACATTTCCAGCAAGTGGCCCAGCCCTATATTGTGAAACCAGGAGAGAAGACAAACACTCAGAATGGTGGCACTGCAGGAGCCACAGGGAATACAGAGAGtaataacacaaacaatatTAACAGTAACCAGATTCACTGCAAGAAGTGTCTTTTTGTTCCAAGGACCTATGAGGCACTTGTTCAACACGTCATTGAGGACCACGAGAGGATCGGCTATCAGGTGACCGCCATGATTGGACATACCAGTGTGATAGTCCCCCGTCCCAAACCCATCATCATGATCCCCCCGAAAACCCAAGGAGACAAGACCATCATCGGGATGGGCCCCAAAGGTGCAGTCATGGCTACTACCAGGTCTCCTGCCTCACAGCAGCTGGGGCGAGTTGTCATGGCATCAAAGACGGGCTTCAGCTCTCAAAGTCTTCTATCTGGGTTAAAGCATGATGCAATAGGGTTAAAGGCTGGGAGCACCCAGCCGTTTTCTCTCGGCAGCCAACAGGTTAGGGTCACTTTACCAGGGAACGCCCAGGTGTCTGTGCCCCAGCAGTCACACGCAGCAAAGCAGCTTATTTCTGGTGGCAGCTTGCGGAGTCCAATCGTGGCAAGTGCTTCTTCCTCACTCAAATCCAACCCCCTCGGTTCTAGGGTCCAGGCGGCGGCCACTACTGTAGCCTCCGTCACAGCTAAGAAAAGTGGCTCCTCAGTCCTCGGCACATCCTACACCCAGAAATGGAAAATCTGCACTATCTGCAATGAGCTCTTCCCAGAGAACGTGTACAGTTCTCATTTTGAGAAAGAACACAAAGCAGAGAAGGTGCCCGCTGTGGCCAACTACATCATGAAGATCCACAACTTCACCAGTAAGTGTCTCTACTGCAACCGCTATCTCCCCAGCGACACATTGTTAAATCACATGCTGATCCACGGTCTGTCTTGCCCGTACTGCCGCGCCACCTTCAACGATGTGGAGAAGATGGTGGCCCACATGCGTTTGTCGCACCCGGATGAGAGCGTCGGCCCGCGCACAGACTCtcccttgacctttgacctcactCTGCAGCAGGGCAACCCCAAGAACGTTCAATTGATTGTCACTACCTACAACATGAGAGATGCCCCGGAGGAGTCGGTGGCATTTCACgcccaaaacaacaacacctCTGTGTCATCAGCCCTGTCTGCCTCCCTATTATCAGGCAAGAGGTTAATGCCTCAGCACCCGCCCAAAACACCTTCAGGGGCTGCTGACAGTGCCCCAACCAAGAGTGCCCCACAGGCATCTGTGCCCTACAAGAGGGATGTGGGTAAGACACTGTGTCCTCTCTGCTTCTCTATCCTCAAGGGCCCAATCTCAGACTCACTGTCCCACCACCTGAGAGAGAGGCACCAGGTGATTCAAACGGTCCACCCTGTAGAAAAGAAACTGACATACAAGTGTATTCACTGCTTGGGAGTTTATACCAGTAACATGACTGCCTCCACCATCACTCTACACTTGGTTCACTGCCGAGGTGTAGGGAAATCCCAGAACGGGCAGGACAGCAGGGCAGCCCATTCCTCTCGGGTCAGCCAGGCCCAGAGCAGTGCTCTCAAACGGGCCAGCTTTGATAGCTCTGACACTAGCGCACCAAAACGAAGGAGGCCGGGACCTCCAGGGGAAAGGGCTCATCCACGGGATAGCAACGGTCCGTCTACATTTGTAGAAAACCCAGATGAACCTGTAGTTCTGGCTCTTGACCCCAAAGGACATGAAAACGAGTCATATGAATCAAGGAAGGCATTTCTAACACAGTATTTCAACCGAGCGCCGTATCCCACACGACGAGAGGTGGAGAAGCTAGCGGCCAGTCTGTGGCTGTGGAAGTCAGACATCTCCAGCCACTTTGTCAACAGAAGGAGGAAATGCGTACAGGAATGCGAAACCCAGAATGCCAGCGTGCTGCTCGGGTTCAGCATGCACGAGGTCAGCAAAGTGAGTCATGAGCTGGCGTTCGtccaggacagtgtgtgtgagggcagACATAGCAAAAGGCGAACGTCTAGGACATGTATGGGGGTGTCTGAGCAGGCTCGCAGGAGACACAGGGAGTCTGTAGCTGCTAACGGTGGTGTGGTGCCACCACCAAAGGGAAAACCAACCAGGACTGTGGAAGGTTCTAAAGCAACCTTGTCTATCCCCAAACCCAACAGTGCCAGTAGAGACCAAACCAAGACAATCAACAGCACCTTACCACAGAAAATGCCTCTAGACCTCTCTGAGCCCATTGCCATTGACTCTGACAGTGATGAGGAAGAGCAGCAGAAGGATATAAAGGAACAAGAGGGAGAGGTACATCTCCATGGTAACGCACAGCTTAGTGGAGCTAAGGAGAGAATGGAGCCGAGGACGGGGGCCAAGATTGTTTCAGATCTGGATGATATGTcagacgacgacgacgacgacgatgaGGACGACGAGGATGAGGACGACGAGGACGAGGACGAAGAGGCACACGTAGAGAACGGCTTCGGGCCCACAGAGCGCTCAGGAAGACAGGCTGCTAAAGGAAGAGACGCGCTACCTATCATTATTCCCAAGTTTGTACCTTCATCTGCAAGAGGCGGGAGAGACGGAGCGCAGCTGGGCAAACAGCAGGTCTGA